DNA sequence from the Myxococcus guangdongensis genome:
GCCGTCCGTCACCACCACCTGCACGTCGCCGGAGAACAGGTCCTTGCCCTCGACGTAGCCAGCGAAGTCCAGGTCCGACTGGCGCAAGAGGTCGCTCGCCTCGCGCGTCAGGGGGGTGCCCTTGGAGGCCTCCTCTCCGTTGGAGAGCACCGCCACCCGGGGGCGCGCCACGCCCATTCGCAGGCGCACGTAGGCCTCGCCCAGCACGGCGAACTGGGCCAGGTGCGAGGGCTTGCAGTCCACGTTGGCGCCCGCGTCGAGCAGCAGGCAGCGCCCGCCGCCCTTGAGCGCGGGGAAGAGCGCGGCCAGGGCGGGACGCTCCACGCCCCGCAGCCGGCCCAGCGTCATGAGGCCCCCCGCCATCACCGCGCCGGAGTTGCCCGCGGACACGAGCGCGTCCGCGTGGCCGTCGCGCACCAGCTCGAAGCCCACGCGCAGGGACGAGTCGCGCTTGCGGCGGAAGGCCGTGGAGGCGTGGTCGTCCATCTCCACCACCTCCGAGGCGTGGTGCACCCGGAGGTTCGGCGGGGGCAGCCCGCGGCCCAGGTGGGGCGTCACCCTCGCGGTGTCCCCCACCAGGACGACCTGGTGCTCGGGGTGGGCGCGGGCGAAGAGCACGCCGCCCTCCACCGGAGCGGCCGGGGCATGGTCGCCCCCCATCGCGTCCAGGACCAGCCTCATCCCTGCCGTCCCCTCGTCTGTGCGCGTGTCATGTCCCACCCGGCCCGCACCTTCCGGGCGCGAGACGGCGCGCAGGAGACCAGGAACCTCCCAGGGGGGCAACGAATCGCTGGCCTCGCCACGTGGGGTGGGAGCAGGTGGGCGAAGGGCTGGGAGACGCTCCGCATCGGTGCCCCGTACCTGGGGTGGGGTCAGCCCGGCGGGCGGCATGGATCCCCGCGCCACGCCTCCGGACTGGGGCCGGGATGATCCACGCGGGGGCCAGAATGGGCTGGGCGTCACAGGCGTTGTCCCGACGCGCCCCATGGGATATCTGGCCCTGCGGGTGGCCTTCGAGCGCCGAGGTCTGGATGATGGATCCAAGCCATACACGCTCATTGACTCGGACCTTGTGAGCCGCTAGGGTCCGCCGCCTTTCAAGCCGGACAGGGAGTACGCGAGTTGATCGCGACTGCTTCCAGCCCGGCTTTGGACCGACATGTTGCGCAGGGAGCCGGGGACCCCGGCACAGCGCGTGAGACAGAGGTGAGCCGTGGGCGTCCCCAAGAAGCGTACTTCCAAGATGCGTCGTGACCGCCGTCGTGCGGCGAACAACAACCTGCGCACCGCGGTGCAGGTGACCAAGTGCCCGAACTGCAAGGAGCCGGTGATGCCTCACCGCGCCTGCACGTCCTGTGGCCAGTACAAGGGCCGCGAGCTGCTGCCCCAGGCCGAGGCCTGAGTCTGCCTCACTGACGCTCCCTTCCGGGAGCGTCGCCTCAGTGCGAAGGGCCGCGCCTCCCGAATCCGGAGGTCGCGGCCCTTGCTCTTTTCACGACCCCGCCGACCGCACGGGGCCATGAGCACCTCCCCCGGACTTCAGTTGTTGAGCTTGATGTCCTTGAGCTTCGCGAGCCGGGGGTCCACGGGCTTCGTCTCACACTGGCACGTCGCCTCGTTGAGGTTGATGCCGCACTGGCCACACAGGCCCTTGCAGTCGTCCTTGCAGACGAGGTTCATCGGCAGCGCCAGCAGGAACTGCTCCCGGAGGATGGGGTCCAGCTCGATGCGCTTGCCGTCGAAGAGCTCCTGGTCGGCGTCATCCAGCTCGAACGAGCCGCCCGTCTCGCCCTGCTGCCGCTCCTTCTTCTCCATGGACTTCTCGTCGTCGTCCTTGAAGTCGTCGCCGCGGGCCAGCGACTCCGGCACCAGGTTCAGGGTGAAGGACACGGGCAGGGACAGCTCCACGTCCTTCAGGCAGCGTTTGCAGGGGGCCGTCAGCTGGGCGGTGAACTTCCCCTCCAGCAGCACGCCGCCGCTCACCTTGCGCAGCAACGCCTTGAGCTGGGAGGCCTGCGTCACTCGGAAGCCGGTCTCCTCGCCAGACGACTCGCCGTCCAGCGCGGCGCTCAGCAGCTCCTGCGCGATGGGCTCGTCCAGCTTCAGCCCGGACTCATGAATTTGTTCAACCTTTACGAGCATTTACGCGACTTCCCGGTCAAAATGGGGCGGGCAACATAGAAGGCGGACCCTCCAGCGTCAACACGCCCGGGTTCCACAGCACCGCGAAGATGTCACGCCGCCGTCACCACCGGTGGAATGGCCTTCGTGGATCCTCCAGACAACGCTTTGCTAGGGTCGGTTTGATGCACAGGCATGATTCGCCGTCGCGGGTGGGGGCGCTCTTTCTCGTCGTGGGCCTTCTGGCGCCCCCCGGGTTGGCCCGTCCGCTCTTCCCCGCGCCCGTCCTCGCACAGCTCGGTCCCACCAGCCCTCAAATCGACCGCGCGCGCGAGCAGATTGACGACGGCGAATTCGAAGAAGCCCGGCGCACGCTCCAGGAAGGACTGGATGCGCCCGATGTGACGGACGACCAGCTGGTGGAGCTCTACCGCCTGCTCGGCCTCACGGCGCTCTACCTGGGCGACGAGCACCAGGCGCGCGAGGCCTACGAGAAGCTGCTCCAGGCCCGTCCCGACTACGAGCTGCCCCGCACGGCGCCGCCCAAGCTGCGCTCGCTCTACGCGCGAATCAAAGAGGACATCCGCAGCCGGCGCGTGCGCCCCGTCACCCTGGACGTGGACCCGATTCCGGATCCACGCGGCGGAGAGCCCATCGTCGTGGAGGCCACCATCCAGGAGCTGGCGCTCGGCGCCCGCGCGCGGCTGTTCTACCGACGCGCCGGAGGCCAGGCCTACAACTCCGTCGACTTCGTGAAGGACCGCGGCGAGAAGGAGCGCTTCCGCGCCGTCGTCCCCGCCTACGACGTGCCCGTGGAGCCCGAGCCCTACGAGGTGGAGTACTATTTCGAGGTGGTGGACGCGGCGCAGCGCCGGCTCGCCGGACGCGGTGACTCGTTCCAGCCGCTGCTCTTCCAGGTCGCCCCCGAGAAGTCCACCGCCACGGCCGCCGAGGCCTCCGAGGGTCGCCCCTGGTACAAGAGCCCCTGGCTCTGGGTGGCCGTGGGCGCGGTGGCCATCGGCGGCACCGCGGGCGTCGTCGCCCTCACCTCGTCCGAAGACCGCGGCCGCGTCCCCATCACCATCCGCGTGGACCCCTCCCAGCCATGAGCCTGCGCCTCTTGAACGTCCTGCCGCTCGCCGCCCTGCTGGGCGCGTGTGGTGATGCCCCCTCCTCCCACGCCGGCCGCTTCCCGCTGGACGTGACGATGTCGCGCGCGGTGGCCAACGAGGTCCACGCGCTGCAGGTGAGCGTGCTCAAGAACGGCTCGGGCCGCAGTTGCACCGAGCTGCAGCGCACCTGCCTCAACACGCAGGTGAAGCGCGAGGACCTCGTGGTGTTGGAGGACTCGCGCGGCAACGAGGGCCGCGCGCTGCGCTTCACCGTGGACATGGCCGCGCTGCAGAACGGCGGCAGCCAGGCGCTCGAGGTGGATGTGCCGGTGGGGCGCGACTACGCGCTCGTCATCGAGGCCATCGCCGTGGGCTCGCCCTCGCGCTTCCTGGGCAGCTCCTGCAACTACCTGCAGGTGGTCAACTCCGGGAACAACGCGCCGGTGCTGGCCGCGCCGCTGATGCTGACCGAGCAGACCTGCGACCCGAGCATCGCCCCCTGAGCAGCCGTGCGCCCACGCTCCGGGCGCCGCGCCGCCCACTGTCTTAAGAGGACGCCATGACGCGTATCCTGATCATCGAGGACGAGCAGGACCTCGCCGGCCTCGTCGAGTACAACCTGCGGGCCGCCGGCTTCGAGACCGAGTCCGCCAACACCGGCGCCGGGGGCCTGGCCCGCGCGCGCGCCAATCCCCCGGACCTGCTGCTGCTGGACCTGATGCTGCCGGACATCGCGGGCGGCGAGGTGCTGCGGATGCTCAAGCAGGACCCGGAGCTGCGAAAGACGTCCGTCATCATCGTCAGCGCCAAGGGCCAGGAGTCCGACCGCGTGCAGGGCCTGGAGCTCGGCGCGGACGACTACGTGGTGAAGCCCTTCTCCGTGCGCGAGCTGCTCCTGCGCGTCAAGGCGGTGCTGCGCCGGGGCGACGCCGACGAGGGGCCCGCGCAGGTGCTCGCCGCGGGCGACATCCTCCTGGACACGTCCCGCCACCAGGTGCGTGTGAAGAACGAGGAGGTCATCCTCACCGCGCTGGAGTTCCGCCTGCTGCGCACGCTCTTGGAGCGCAGCGACCGCGTGCAGACGCGCGAGGTGCTCCTGTCCGACGTCTGGGGCATCCAGGCCGAAATCCACACCCGCACCGTGGACACGCACATCAAGCGGCTGCGCGAGAAGCTCGGCCCCGCCGGTGACATCATCGAGACGGTGCGCGGCGTGGGCTACAAGCTCAGCCCTCCGTAGCCGACGAGCCCGCGCCATGCCCCTGCGCTACACGCTGTTGCCCCTGCTC
Encoded proteins:
- the plsX gene encoding phosphate acyltransferase PlsX; protein product: MRLVLDAMGGDHAPAAPVEGGVLFARAHPEHQVVLVGDTARVTPHLGRGLPPPNLRVHHASEVVEMDDHASTAFRRKRDSSLRVGFELVRDGHADALVSAGNSGAVMAGGLMTLGRLRGVERPALAALFPALKGGGRCLLLDAGANVDCKPSHLAQFAVLGEAYVRLRMGVARPRVAVLSNGEEASKGTPLTREASDLLRQSDLDFAGYVEGKDLFSGDVQVVVTDGFTGNVVLKTSEGVGMGVIGLLRQAIEKRGGLSEKLGAMLLQPALAGLRKMVDYAEYGGAPLLGLHGVGIVAHGRSSPRAIHNALVAALATAQAGLQEELTRCIARAASWLPAHPRGKKGTEQSVSD
- the rpmF gene encoding 50S ribosomal protein L32 translates to MGVPKKRTSKMRRDRRRAANNNLRTAVQVTKCPNCKEPVMPHRACTSCGQYKGRELLPQAEA
- a CDS encoding YceD family protein translates to MLVKVEQIHESGLKLDEPIAQELLSAALDGESSGEETGFRVTQASQLKALLRKVSGGVLLEGKFTAQLTAPCKRCLKDVELSLPVSFTLNLVPESLARGDDFKDDDEKSMEKKERQQGETGGSFELDDADQELFDGKRIELDPILREQFLLALPMNLVCKDDCKGLCGQCGINLNEATCQCETKPVDPRLAKLKDIKLNN
- a CDS encoding tetratricopeptide repeat protein — translated: MHRHDSPSRVGALFLVVGLLAPPGLARPLFPAPVLAQLGPTSPQIDRAREQIDDGEFEEARRTLQEGLDAPDVTDDQLVELYRLLGLTALYLGDEHQAREAYEKLLQARPDYELPRTAPPKLRSLYARIKEDIRSRRVRPVTLDVDPIPDPRGGEPIVVEATIQELALGARARLFYRRAGGQAYNSVDFVKDRGEKERFRAVVPAYDVPVEPEPYEVEYYFEVVDAAQRRLAGRGDSFQPLLFQVAPEKSTATAAEASEGRPWYKSPWLWVAVGAVAIGGTAGVVALTSSEDRGRVPITIRVDPSQP
- a CDS encoding response regulator, whose amino-acid sequence is MTRILIIEDEQDLAGLVEYNLRAAGFETESANTGAGGLARARANPPDLLLLDLMLPDIAGGEVLRMLKQDPELRKTSVIIVSAKGQESDRVQGLELGADDYVVKPFSVRELLLRVKAVLRRGDADEGPAQVLAAGDILLDTSRHQVRVKNEEVILTALEFRLLRTLLERSDRVQTREVLLSDVWGIQAEIHTRTVDTHIKRLREKLGPAGDIIETVRGVGYKLSPP